In one Rhopalosiphum padi isolate XX-2018 chromosome 3, ASM2088224v1, whole genome shotgun sequence genomic region, the following are encoded:
- the LOC132928002 gene encoding uncharacterized protein LOC132928002: MPRHYIRKTNRGFTAELIKAAADEVIIENKSVRSTAKKYDLCHVSLSRYVAKFKASMNNGDVSTLNVGYKGPKQVFSVDQEQILSQYIKNSADMYFGLTPRDIKQLAYQFAHKLGLKYPEVWGKNLMAGPDWFTKFLKRNSSLSLRQPEATSLSRAMNFNKANVNLFMDKFQQVLLKYKFEAQHIYNIDETGVTTVQTPSKIVATKGKKQIGAITSAERGVLVTMCIAVNGIGCAIPPMFVFPRVKFHQHFLRGGPAGCVGTANKSGWMQGPEFLTFMEHFVNHVRPSLEKKVLVLLDNHESHLYLPVIDFCKDNGIVLLSFPPHCSHKLQPLDRSVYGPFKKFVNREMDQWMTMHPGSRMTIYDIPQIVAGALPDAVSPRNIMSGFKVSGIWPFDRNIFREDEFAPSLVTDVDELETHQINQDTHPEQELVNNPEQVLNSPEHSSLEPELHISPDQINVSSNAAIQASNDNCSNSNILNQILADNPIPSTSSDMISPESIRPYPKAVREQKLNKKGRQKGKSAVLTDTPEKNEIEKKFKAKAVKRNIFESKQKQKVKTTKRKKAKMTKENNYTSDEDETFCLVCMETFSSSKPNEQWIECSKCKFWTHVDCARECKSPFYRCDNCY; the protein is encoded by the coding sequence ATGCCTAGACACtatataagaaaaacaaatagaGGATTCACAGCAGAGTTGATTAAAGCTGCTGCAGATGAAGttatcattgaaaataaatcagTAAGAAGTActgcaaaaaaatatgatttgtgtCATGTCAGTCTGTCGCGGTATGTAGCAAAATTTAAAGCTAGTATGAACAATGGTGATGTTAGTACACTAAATGTAGGATATAAGGGGCCTAAACAAGTATTCAGTGTAGACCAAGAACAAATACTAtctcaatacataaaaaattcggCAGATATGTATTTTGGACTCACCCCCCGTGACATTAAACAACTAGCATACCAATTTGCACACAAACTAGGCCTGAAGTATCCTGAGGTATGGGGAAAAAACCTTATGGCTGGGCCTGATTggtttacaaaatttttaaaaagaaattctAGTCTTTCTCTCAGGCAACCAGAAGCAACCAGTTTATCCAGGGCCATGAATTTCAATAAAgctaatgtaaatttatttatggatAAGTTTCAAcaagtgttattaaaatataaatttgaagctcaacacatatacaatattgatGAAACAGGTGTAACAACAGTTCAAACACCATCCAAAATAGTTGCTACAAAGGGGAAAAAGCAGATAGGTGCTATAACATCAGCTGAACGGGGTGTTTTAGTTACTATGTGTATAGCAGTAAATGGAATCGGTTGTGCTATACCACCAATGTTTGTTTTTCCTAGGGTCAaatttcatcaacattttttaagggGAGGACCTGCTGGATGTGTTGGTACAGCCAACAAATCTGGGTGGATGCAAGGTCCAGAATTCTTAACATTCATGGAACATTTTGTAAATCATGTTCGACCAAGTcttgaaaaaaaagtgttgGTGCTTTTAGACAACCATGAGTCACACTTATATTTGCCTGTGATTGATTTTTGTAAAGATAATGgcattgttttattatcatttccaCCACACTGCTCACATAAGCTCCAACCACTAGACCGTAGTGTATATGGtccttttaaaaaatttgttaataggGAAATGGATCAGTGGATGACCATGCACCCAGGGTCTAGAATGACAATATATGATATTCCTCAAATTGTGGCTGGGGCATTGCCCGATGCAGTATCACCTCGAAATATAATGAGTGGTTTTAAAGTTTCTGGTATTTGGCCATttgatagaaatatttttcgagAAGACGAATTTGCACCATCCTTAGTTACTGATGTTGACGAACTGGAAACACATCAAATAAATCAAGATACTCATCCTGAACAAGAATTAGTCAACAATCCTGAACAAGTCCTGAACAGTCCTGAACACAGCAGTCTTGAACCAGAATTACACATCAGTCCTGATCAAATTAATGTGAGTTCAAATGCTGCTATTCAAGCGTCAAATGATAATTGTTCAAATTCTAATATTCTAAACCAAATACTGGCTGATAATCCAATACCTTCAACAAGTTCCGATATGATATCACCAGAAAGTATTCGCCCATATCCTAAGGCAGTAagagaacaaaaattaaataaaaaaggtagACAAAAAGGCAAAAGTGCTGTGTTGACTGATACCCCAGAAAAGaacgaaatagaaaaaaaatttaaagcaaAAGCTgttaaaagaaacatttttgaatcaaaacaaaaacagaAAGTCAAAACTACAAAACGCAAAAAAGCTAAAATGACTAAGGAAAACAATTATACTTCAGATGAAGATGAGACATTTTGTTTAGTGTGCATGGAAACTTTCAGTTCAAGTAAACCAAATGAACAGTGGATTGAGTGTAGTAAGTGTAAGTTCTGGACTCATGTAGACTGTGCAAGGGAATGTAAGAGTCCGTTTTATAGGTGTGATAACTGCTACTAA
- the LOC132923894 gene encoding KRAB-A domain-containing protein 2-like, protein MWGDVKIVHGKPRHSQSQGSIERANRDVEDMLATWMAETNSTDWPSGLKFIQFRKNRAFHSGIGRSPYEAMFGCPARLGVVSIGLPVDEISSLKSEEDIECILKSNKDEGVEENVPCTSNLEQVTSDIELGKKKM, encoded by the exons ATGTGGGGTGATGTTAAAATAGTGCACGGAAAACCAAGACATAGTCAGAGTCAGGGGTCTATAGAACGTGCGAACCGGGACGTGGAAGATATGTTGGCGACATGGATGGCGGAAACAAATTCAACAGATTGGCCATCTGGATTAAAATTTATCCAATTTCGAAAAAATCGTGCTTTTCATTCTG GTATCGGTCGATCACCTTATGAGGCGATGTTTGGTTGTCCAGCTCGTTTAGGTGTTGTATCAATTGGTTTACCGGTTGACGAAATTAGCTCTTTGAAATCTGAGGAAGATATTGAATGTATTTTGAAGTCAAACAAAGACGAGGGAGTCGAAGAAAATGTACCGTGTACTAGTAACTTGGAACAAGTGACTAGTGACATAGaacttggtaaaaaaaaaatgtaa